The DNA window CGTCGAGGTGTTCAAAGTTGCACTTGTCAGATTGAACGTGGTAGTCGGTGAGAGGGGACGGCGGAGGAGGAGCAGTACCGCTGGagttgttttttgaagaactcGATTTGACGGCGAAGGACGATGCGGTCGGGGCGTGACATCGTTGCAGTTTACTGAAGGTGGAGAGGCGTCGAATGCGGTTGACTGAACTGGCGTAGCAGTCGAGTTGGCACTGCGTTGCAGACGGTGCAGGTTGATTGGTCGTGGGTTGCCGTGGTCGCCAATTGTTCAGCTCCAAGAAAGGTGGCGTATGAGGCGTTTATTCGGCTGCTAAGTCATGGGCTACGGAAGCAACAATAAGATCCAAGAAGGGGGTATATAGGAACCAAACCTGATGTACTCTCCATACATGATACAATATCTCGTTGATCGATCATCTGATCCAGTGACAGAGAATTTGATATTACATATAGAAGCTCGATGAATAAACATTATTGAGGAAAAGcacatatattttcaattaCTCGGCTAGAAAGGCACAAAAGTTTCGAAGGATGTGAATTTgcaattcttttctattctgtaCCGTTACAGAAACCCAATGTCTGAACAATGGGACACATACGCTTTGAACAATCCATTCTACACACAAGTACAACATTGTGCGGCGAATCATGCAAGTGCCCACAATGGGCAACCTCATGTTCCTTCCACATTGGCTCGAGTACAACGATGTCAGAACTTGAAATGTTACCTTGGAATCTTCGTGAATATCGACCTTCCTATTTGTGCACATTCAACTTCTCCTCCACCTGTGACTCAACTAAGGAGATAGGAATCTTTAACCAAATACAGCTTTTTGGCGACAATATCCTAGTCATTGAAAGACTTATTGTGAGCATAAAAGACTACTTGGACAAGTACGACTTTGTCTGTGTGGACCGAAAAGGATGGCGAAGACGTCCAAACAGAAATATTACAGGAATATCGCATTTTTGCGCGAAACATGACTCCCACCCAATAGCGCGCCTATTCTGTACGTACAACAGCCCCCTCGCTCTTTTAGTCATCGATGAATCAAAAGCCGCAACGATGGGATCGATACCAATCAAGGCATGGGGATCAGTAATGAAACCTTACTACAATTCCCAATTCAGATAGATATCCAATAATTTCCCTCACAAAGGAAACATATGAGGAAATGAACAAACACGCTGTGAAGGGCTCATGGCTGCAAAACTCCTCTTCAGCAGGACTACTAGATGGAACGCTTCTTTTATCACTAGAATGCATTCAAGGCGGACTCTCTATATCAAGTCAAATCACATTTGACGTTATCGAAGCATGTATCAGTCAGTACTGCGCATTTGCACAGAATGTCAGCAGCCAGCCTTTCATCTTTCTGAACTCGATCATCATGTATGACCACAGCGCTTCAATCAAAGCGTGGGCAAATGGAAAACTTATCCAAGAAACGCGACTTTCTTGCAAAGTACACCCAATATGTGAGACACTACATTGTATCTTTTGCTGGGAAA is part of the Necator americanus strain Aroian chromosome V, whole genome shotgun sequence genome and encodes:
- a CDS encoding hypothetical protein (NECATOR_CHRV.G20253.T1) — encoded protein: MSEQWDTYALNNPFYTQVQHCAANHASAHNGQPHVPSTLARVQRCQNLKCYLGIFVNIDLPICAHSTSPPPVTQLRR